TTCGGGCATCGTCTCCGAACAACAGCATTCTGCTCACTGAACAGTGCAATCATTACTGTCTAATGTGCTCACAACCGCCTAAGGCTGCTGATGATTCATGGTTGCTCGATGAAGTGGAAAATCTGATCCCGCTAATTCCAAAGGACACCCCAGAATTGGTCTTTACCGGCGGCGAGCCGACAACCAATAGCGAGCGTTTCCTTAAAATCGTCAGCCTGACAAAAAGCTACCTGCCAAGAACTGCAATTCACATTCTCTCGAACGGGCGCAGCTTCAAAAACCCCGCGTTTGCTGAAAAGTATGCGCAGATTGAATTGCCCGACGCTATGATCGGAATCCCCGTCTATTCAGACGACCCTACGTTGCATGACTATATCGTCCAGGCCCAAGGCGCGTTCGATGAAACCATTCAGGGCATCCTCAATCTGAAGCGCTTGGGTCAGAAAGTTGAGATTCGAGTCGTCATTCACAAACTCTCGGTGCAGCGCCTGCCTGAACTGTGTGAGTTCATCGCACGCAATCTTCTGTTTGTTGACCATGTGGCGCTCATGGGCCTTGAGATGATGGGCTTCACCAGAGCCAATCTCGATGAGCTGTGGATCGATCCGGTCGAGTACAAAGAGACACTCAGCAAATCGGTTGGCATTCTCGCCAAGTACGGCATGAATATCTCGGTCTATAACCATCAGCTGTGCTTGGTGAATCCGGATATTCAGCCCTACTACCGCAAGTCAATCAGCGACTGGAAGAATGAATACGCGCCTGAGTGTCAGAGCTGCACAAAACAGAGAGAGTGCGGGGGCTTCTTCGCGTCAGGTGTTAAATTCGGCTACAGCAAGCAGCTAACCCCATTCTGACTTTGGCTTCAAATCTGTAAGCCGCACAGCGTCCTCGATGCAAGCAGCTGGCTTACTCTTAGCATTTGCGCAGGCAATTTTTGGGCATGCTTTGCCATTGAGAGGAGCACTAGCGCATTTGCCAATCCCTGCACCGATGGCCAGAGAAATCGACCTCGGATAACGCTCGTCACGCGACGATCCCCACCCAGGCAATGCCCATGGGTGGGGTTCCAATTTCATCGAAATTACGCAATCTGACGGATTTCGAACTCTCAGAATGTGCGCCCCCCCTCTGTCACAGCCCGCTGCCAAGCGCCTACGGACCTCGTTACGATGAATCTCCCTTTCTTCGTCCAGACTCTCAATCTGCAAACCGAAAAACCCGTGTTTCACCCAGCAACAAGGGGCGATTCAGCTCAGTCACCTCACGGATGTAATCCCACAGCAATGTGATCCGCTTCAACTTCCTCAGGTCCTCGCGGCAATACATCCAAAACTGCCGCGTAATATTGATCTCCTTGCCCAGCACCGGCAGTAGTCGCGGGTCTTGCGCGGCCAGAAAGCACGGCAGGATCGCCAGCGACCGGCCTTGCTGCGCCGCCACGTACTGCGCGATCACGCTGGTACTGCGCAAACTCGCGCTGGCGCCGGGCACCACGTTGGCCAGGTACAGCAGCTCCGAGCTGAACGCCAGGTCATCCACGTAGCTGATAAACGGATGTTCGGCCAAATCCGCCGCTCGGCGGATCGGCGGGTGCTGGTCCAGGTATTCCTGTGTCGCGTACAGCTGCAGTTTGTAGTCGCACAGCTTGCAGCACACGTATGGCCCGTGTTCCGGGCGCTCCAGGGCGATGACGATATCCGCCTCGCGTTTGGACAGGCTGATGAAGTGGGGCAGGGGCAGGATGTCTACCGAGATCGCCGGGTAGGTGTCGACGAAGTGGCTCAACTGCGGGGTGACGAAGAAGCTGCCGAAACCTTCGGTGCAGCCCATGCGTACGTGGCCGGACAACGCCACGCCGGAACCGGAGACCTGTTCGCAGGCCATGTGCAAGGTGCTTTCGATGGACTCGGCGTAACCCAGCAGGCGCTGCCCTTCAGTGGTGAGTATGAAGCCGTTGGTCCGGGACTTTTCAAACAGCAGGGTGCCCAAGGATCCTTCAAGGGAAGTAATCCGCCGCGACACCGTGGTGTAGTCCACCGCCAGGCGCTTGGCGGCGACGCTGGCCTTGCGGGTACGGGCGACTTCGAGGAAAAACTTCAGGTCATCCCAGTTCAGGGAGCCTAGCGAGGTGATGTTTTTTTGCATATTGGACCGGCTTTTATGTGCGTTCTTATTAGAAGTTTGCACATCTATACTCCAAAAACAGTCCGAACGCCTCATCCTCAAGGCGATTCAACGCCTTGGTTCTCTACCATACAAATAAGAATTGGAGACCACATGAACGCATCTGCCGATATTTCCGTGCAACAGGTCAAGCTGCTGATCAACGGCGAGTGGGTCGAGTCCAAGACCACCGAATGGCAAGACATCGTCAACCCGGCCACCCAGCAAGTGCTGGCCCGCGTACCGTTTTCCACCCCCGAAGAAGTCAACGCTGCCATCGACGCCGCCCATCGCGCCTTCCAAACCTGGAAGCTGACGCCGATCGGTGCGCGCATGCGCATCATGCTCAAGCTGCAAGCGTTGATCCGCGAGCACTCCAAGCGCATCGCCGTGGTCCTCAGCGCCGAGCAGGGCAAGACCATTGCCGATGCTGAAGGCGACATTTTCCGAGGCCTTGAAGTGGTCGAACACGCCTGCTCCATCGGCACCCTGCAAATGGGCGAATTCGCTGAAAACGTCGCCGGCGGTGTGGACACCTACACCCTGCGCCAGCCGATCGGCGTGTGCGCCGGCATCACCCCGTTCAACTTCCCGGCGATGATTCCACTGTGGATGTTCCCGATGGCTATTGCCTGCGGTAACACCTTCGTACTCAAACCGTCGGAACAGGACCCGCTGTCGACCGTGCTGCTGGTTGAATTGGCTGTCGAAGCCGGCGTGCCAGCCGGCGTACTGAACGTGGTTCACGGCGGCAAGGATGTGGTGGATGCGCTGTGCACCCACAAGGACATCAAGGCAGTGTCCTTCGTCGGTTCTACCGCCGTCGGCACTCATGTCTACGACCTGGCCGGCAAACACGGCAAGCGCGTGCAATCGATGATGGGCGCCAAGAACCACGCCGTGGTACTGCCGGACGCCAATCGTGAGCAAACCCTCAACGCCCTGGTAGGTGCCGGTTTCGGCGCGGCCGGCCAGCGTTGCATGGCCACCTCCGTGGTGGTGCTGGTGGGCGCGGCCAAGCAATGGCTGCCGGACCTCAAGGCCCTGGCGCAAAAACTCAAGGTGAACGCCGGCAGCGAAGCCGGTACCGATGTGGGCCCGGTGATTTCCAAACGCGCCAAGGCACGCGTCCTCGACCTGATCGAAAGCGGCATAAAAGAAGGCGCCAAGCTGGAACTGGATGGCCGTGGCATCAAGGTTCCTGGGTTTGAGGACGGCAACTTTGTCGGCCCGACCCTGTTCTCCGGCGTGACCACCGACATGCAGATCTACACCCAGGAAATCTTCGGCCCGGTACTGGTGGTGCTCGAAGTCGACACCCTGGACCAGGCCATCGCCCTGGTCAACGCCAACCCGTTCGGCAACGGCACCGGCCTGTTCACCCAAAGCGGCGCGGCGGCGCGTAAATTCCAGAGCGAAATCGACGTGGGCCAAGTGGGCATCAACATCCCGATCCCCGTGCCGGTCCCGTTCTTCAGCTTCACCGGCTCCCGAGGCTCGAAACTCGGCGACCTGGGCCCGTACGGCAAGCAAGTGGTGCAGTTCTACACCCAGACCAAAACCGTCACTAGCCGCTGGTTCGACGATGACAGCGTTAACGATGGCGTCAACACCACCATCAACTTGCGCTGATCAAGGAGACGAGCATGAAAATTGCATTTATTGGCTTGGGCAACATGGGCGCGCCGATGGCGCGCAACCTGATCAAGGCTGGCCACGCGCTGAACCTGTTTGACTTGAACCAGACCGTACTCAAGGAGCTGGCCGAACTGGGCGGCACCATCAGTGCTTCGCCCCGCGCGGCGGCAGAAGGCGCGGAGCTGGTGGTGACCATGCTTCCGGCTGCGGCCCATGTACGCAGCGTGTGGCTCGGCGAAGACGGCGTGCTCGCCGGCATCGGCAAAGGCGTGCCGGCGGTTGATTGCAGCACCATCGACCCGCAAACCGCACGCGATGTAGCGGCTGCAGCGGCGAAACACGGTGTGGTGATGGCCGATGCACCAGTGTCCGGCGGCACGGGTGGTGCCCAGGCTGGCACGTTGACCTTCATGGTCGGCGCCACCCCGGAACTGTTCGCCACCCTGCAACCGGTGTTGGCGCAGATGGGGCGCAACATTGTCCATTGCGGCGAAGTCGGCACCGGGCAAATCGCCAAGATCTGCAACAACCTGCTGCTGGGGATCACCATGGTCGGCGTCAGCGAAGCCATGGCCCTGGGTGATGCGCTGGGCATTGATACGCAGGTGTTGGCGGGAATTATCAACAGCTCCACCGGGCGCTGCTGGAGTTCGGACACCTATAACCCGTGGCCGGGGATTATCGAAACGGCACCGTCCTCCCGGGGTTACACCGGTGGGTTTGGTGCGGAGCTGATGCTCAAGGATTTGGGAC
This genomic window from Pseudomonas sp. Bout1 contains:
- a CDS encoding CoA-acylating methylmalonate-semialdehyde dehydrogenase; protein product: MNASADISVQQVKLLINGEWVESKTTEWQDIVNPATQQVLARVPFSTPEEVNAAIDAAHRAFQTWKLTPIGARMRIMLKLQALIREHSKRIAVVLSAEQGKTIADAEGDIFRGLEVVEHACSIGTLQMGEFAENVAGGVDTYTLRQPIGVCAGITPFNFPAMIPLWMFPMAIACGNTFVLKPSEQDPLSTVLLVELAVEAGVPAGVLNVVHGGKDVVDALCTHKDIKAVSFVGSTAVGTHVYDLAGKHGKRVQSMMGAKNHAVVLPDANREQTLNALVGAGFGAAGQRCMATSVVVLVGAAKQWLPDLKALAQKLKVNAGSEAGTDVGPVISKRAKARVLDLIESGIKEGAKLELDGRGIKVPGFEDGNFVGPTLFSGVTTDMQIYTQEIFGPVLVVLEVDTLDQAIALVNANPFGNGTGLFTQSGAAARKFQSEIDVGQVGINIPIPVPVPFFSFTGSRGSKLGDLGPYGKQVVQFYTQTKTVTSRWFDDDSVNDGVNTTINLR
- the mmsB gene encoding 3-hydroxyisobutyrate dehydrogenase is translated as MKIAFIGLGNMGAPMARNLIKAGHALNLFDLNQTVLKELAELGGTISASPRAAAEGAELVVTMLPAAAHVRSVWLGEDGVLAGIGKGVPAVDCSTIDPQTARDVAAAAAKHGVVMADAPVSGGTGGAQAGTLTFMVGATPELFATLQPVLAQMGRNIVHCGEVGTGQIAKICNNLLLGITMVGVSEAMALGDALGIDTQVLAGIINSSTGRCWSSDTYNPWPGIIETAPSSRGYTGGFGAELMLKDLGLATEAARQAHQPVILGAVAQQLYQSMSQRGEGGKDFSAIINSYRKPQ
- a CDS encoding LysR family transcriptional regulator, which translates into the protein MQKNITSLGSLNWDDLKFFLEVARTRKASVAAKRLAVDYTTVSRRITSLEGSLGTLLFEKSRTNGFILTTEGQRLLGYAESIESTLHMACEQVSGSGVALSGHVRMGCTEGFGSFFVTPQLSHFVDTYPAISVDILPLPHFISLSKREADIVIALERPEHGPYVCCKLCDYKLQLYATQEYLDQHPPIRRAADLAEHPFISYVDDLAFSSELLYLANVVPGASASLRSTSVIAQYVAAQQGRSLAILPCFLAAQDPRLLPVLGKEINITRQFWMYCREDLRKLKRITLLWDYIREVTELNRPLLLGETRVFRFAD
- the hxsC gene encoding His-Xaa-Ser system radical SAM maturase HxsC, yielding MLKLGGKIIRIHAVDVHKDLTLLKVATSRNLPEVLRREVAYLVSDYHVPRGFAHYLLLEKHRELVEVLPADSDYSLLPNDYSYIGDGDIVRLSADRQTIRVLFRASSPNNSILLTEQCNHYCLMCSQPPKAADDSWLLDEVENLIPLIPKDTPELVFTGGEPTTNSERFLKIVSLTKSYLPRTAIHILSNGRSFKNPAFAEKYAQIELPDAMIGIPVYSDDPTLHDYIVQAQGAFDETIQGILNLKRLGQKVEIRVVIHKLSVQRLPELCEFIARNLLFVDHVALMGLEMMGFTRANLDELWIDPVEYKETLSKSVGILAKYGMNISVYNHQLCLVNPDIQPYYRKSISDWKNEYAPECQSCTKQRECGGFFASGVKFGYSKQLTPF